Below is a window of Prionailurus viverrinus isolate Anna chromosome A1, UM_Priviv_1.0, whole genome shotgun sequence DNA.
GCAAAGCCTAAATGCTTTTACACTGGGTTGAACAGAGGCAACTGTGGAAAAGTAACTTAAATGCAaggggtgggggcgcctgagtggctccggtggttgagtgtcccactcttgatttcggctcaggtggtgctctcagtttgtgggttcgagcctcgagTGGGGCTGTGCGGTGattgtgtggagcctgcttgggatcctctctctccctctgaccttccccctgctcatgctctccctctcaaactgtaaaacaaagaaaagaaaaaaaaagacgtgGGCACACCGAAGGAAGATCAGAATTACGTCAGTAAGGCCTGTGAGTGCGGGGTCCGGTGGGTGATGATACAAATGCTTCTTTCCTCCAGGTACAGGTCAGTCTTCACACACAGGAGAATTACCTCCTgttttcaggaaagaaaacagaggcatcCGAGCTCTCCTCTTACGTCTGCCGTTTTTCAAGTGCCTTTAGCTCAGAATAATCCTTGCAGGGAAGTTGCATTTGAGGATAGCACATCGGGGTGCCCAAGTGTCACTGGGGTGGGGCAATGGGGGATCTCCTTCCATAGGATGAAAGGAACACGACAGGGCAGCTGACAGGACAGTGGGTCAGGGAAGGTTTGCCCTGGGCCGACGGGTTCCCAGGAGGGGCAAGGGATCAGGACACGGAGCAGCACGGACGCTTCACCACATCCGGGCAAATAGGCACCTTGTTTGGATCCGCCTATGGAGACAGGCAGTTCAGCCAACTgtccctgggggaagggaaggacgGGGATGTGGACAAGTTGTGCCCCATGGTGTCACGGGTCAGCAAAGGGGCACCCCTGATTTGCGTCAGAGTCAGGCAGACACGAGGGGTGGGGGACCCCTTTAACTGCTGGCAGGGAAAACTATGTGGTCACCCCGGAAAAGCTGAACTTCAGAATGCAGGCTTCAGAATGCAGGCTTCTAGAAGGGTCTTCGGGCCCTGGAGCGTTCGGGAGCCAAGAGGAGTGTTGAGGGGTAAAGGAGGGAGCTGTGTGGGACAGGCAACGCCCACAACGACGCCCTTGGTGAGATGACCTGACCTTGACCCTTACCCTGACCCTAGCCCCTGGCCTGCAAGCGCAAGAACAAACACTCCGTGGAACCAGGAGATCTCCTTGCTACTAACAGTCTTGCCGCAGAGGTGCGAAGATAAAGGGGCAGGCAGCTGAGTGGAGCGTCCCGCGGGCCAGTCAGAGCACAGCTTACCATCACGCCATCACGCCGGCCAATGGGAAGGCCGAGGCCTCTATAAAAGCTGACACtgccttggtttttgtttttgtttttgtttttgtttttgtttttgacgaTTTCCATAGGGACAAGTGGCTTCGGTTTTTTCTGTAACCCTGCAAGCCATGGCTCGCAGGAAGCAAACAGCGCGCAAGTCCACGGGCGGCAAGGCCCCGTACAAGCACCTGGCCACCAAAGTGGCCCGCAAGAGCTCGCCGGCTACCGGCGGCATCAAGAAGCCGCACCGCTACTGGCCTGGCACAGTGTCCGCCACTACCAGAAGCCCACCGAGCTGCTGATCCGCAAGCTGCCGTTCCAGCGGGAGGTGTGCGAGATCGCGCAGGACTTCAAGACCGATCTGCGCTTCCAGAGCTCGGCCGTCATGGCGTTGCAGGAGGCGTGCGAGGCCTACATGGTGGGGTTCTTCGAGGACACCAACCTGTGCGCCATCCACGCCAAGCGCGTTACCATCATGCCCAAGGACCTACAGTTGGCGCGCCGCATTCGCGGGGAGCGCGCCTAAGCGCCACGCACATGTGTGGGCCGCCAAGCCCTGAGTCGTCGCTCTCCCCCTAAAGGCTCTTTTCAGAGCCACCACCAGTCCACAAAGGGTGCTGTGCCAATCGGGTTCTTGCTGGCTGGTTCCAGCTTCCTTAGCTTCCAGTTAGCTGGTTGTGTTCCCTAGGGTTCACGCGGGGGTTTAACCAAATGAAAACCCTAACAACCGGGGTGACTACCCATAAGTCCAAGAGTGGAGTGGAGAGGAGCCCACCAGAGTAGGGCTACCTAGAGAATGCGGTTGGAGGGCTTTTTCCCACTGGGTGCCAgcatgtttggttttattttaatgttttttatttaaattt
It encodes the following:
- the H3-4 gene encoding LOW QUALITY PROTEIN: histone H3.1t (The sequence of the model RefSeq protein was modified relative to this genomic sequence to represent the inferred CDS: inserted 1 base in 1 codon), giving the protein MARRKQTARKSTGGKAPYKHLATKVARKSSPATGGIKKPHRYWPGTVXRHYQKPTELLIRKLPFQREVCEIAQDFKTDLRFQSSAVMALQEACEAYMVGFFEDTNLCAIHAKRVTIMPKDLQLARRIRGERA